One Calditrichia bacterium DNA window includes the following coding sequences:
- a CDS encoding glycosyltransferase, giving the protein MSKKRSKKKAGHKANKLTGTSGHAPVSLCMIVKNEERFLEDCLRSVADLVSEIVIVDTGSTDRTIEIAKTHGARLFEIEWEGDFAKARNYGLKHATQPWILYLDADERLHPPFHPLVKQAISSTNIDAFYVRVSSEVGEMLGSMPHVQAYPRLFRRKPGVYFTGRIHEQITPAIRQINGQFGLLDVEIEHLGYNLTQDEMVAKVKRNLESLKEQVADEPQNAYARFQLGQTLIIAGEIKNGKEQLHKALEIKGLSEGLEATIILILANDDYTNKLLYEAIEKIQKALQLAPSQRLGYFLLSECYALQENYQQAIAALESYWQYADNPFSDVSVDKVILPHLIYQRQATYHFHLEHFDICIPHYINYFESAPNYRSNALQRLIYAASQTGQQQTITATLNAIIPKIAQFDDPLAATQSLLQPALNGEITIDFHQLIQFATDYFPDEGVFAYYRGNFYLENQAFENAEMWFNRAIEKSPETFEIHHNLAVTLIKQQKYQQAIDCFEYIAGNFPEKRELALRRLAGLHMKTGNTEMATRFMIAANETANSASSKK; this is encoded by the coding sequence GGCACGCACCTGTTTCGCTGTGCATGATCGTAAAAAACGAAGAGCGGTTTCTGGAAGATTGCTTGCGCAGCGTTGCGGATTTGGTTTCTGAAATTGTCATTGTCGATACCGGGTCAACGGACCGGACGATTGAAATCGCCAAAACACATGGCGCACGCCTTTTCGAAATTGAATGGGAAGGCGATTTTGCCAAAGCCCGCAATTACGGATTAAAACACGCCACACAACCCTGGATTTTGTATCTGGATGCAGATGAACGTCTGCATCCGCCATTTCACCCACTCGTAAAACAAGCCATTTCATCCACGAATATTGATGCATTTTACGTTCGCGTCAGCAGCGAGGTTGGCGAAATGTTGGGAAGCATGCCACATGTGCAGGCTTATCCGCGTTTGTTCCGCCGCAAACCGGGCGTTTATTTTACCGGTCGCATTCACGAACAAATTACACCTGCCATCCGCCAAATAAACGGGCAGTTCGGACTGCTGGATGTCGAAATTGAACATCTTGGCTACAACCTGACTCAGGATGAAATGGTTGCAAAAGTTAAAAGAAATCTGGAATCGCTGAAAGAGCAAGTGGCGGATGAGCCCCAAAATGCCTATGCGCGGTTTCAGTTGGGGCAAACGCTCATTATTGCCGGCGAGATAAAAAACGGAAAAGAACAACTCCACAAAGCTTTGGAAATAAAGGGATTAAGTGAAGGACTGGAAGCAACAATTATCCTGATTTTAGCAAACGACGATTACACAAACAAGCTGCTGTATGAAGCCATCGAAAAAATTCAGAAGGCTTTGCAGTTGGCACCGTCGCAGCGATTGGGCTATTTTTTACTTTCAGAATGTTATGCACTCCAGGAAAATTACCAGCAGGCTATTGCTGCGCTGGAAAGTTACTGGCAGTATGCAGATAATCCATTTTCCGATGTCAGTGTGGATAAAGTGATCCTGCCGCATTTGATTTACCAAAGGCAGGCAACATATCACTTTCATCTTGAACATTTTGATATCTGCATTCCGCACTATATTAACTATTTCGAATCTGCACCAAATTATCGCTCTAATGCGTTACAGCGTTTGATTTATGCCGCTAGCCAAACCGGGCAACAGCAAACCATTACGGCAACACTCAATGCGATAATTCCAAAAATAGCGCAGTTTGACGATCCGTTAGCAGCCACCCAAAGCCTGTTGCAACCGGCGTTGAATGGCGAGATAACCATCGATTTTCATCAATTGATTCAATTTGCAACTGATTATTTCCCGGATGAAGGCGTGTTCGCCTATTATCGCGGAAATTTTTATCTGGAAAACCAGGCGTTCGAAAATGCGGAAATGTGGTTTAACCGCGCTATCGAAAAATCGCCGGAAACGTTTGAAATTCACCACAATCTTGCCGTTACGTTGATCAAACAACAAAAGTATCAACAGGCCATCGATTGCTTTGAATATATCGCCGGAAATTTCCCGGAAAAGCGGGAACTGGCACTTCGCAGGCTTGCTGGCTTGCACATGAAAACAGGAAATACAGAAATGGCAACACGTTTTATGATAGCTGCAAACGAAACTGCTAATTCTGCATCAAGCAAAAAATAA
- a CDS encoding flagellin, producing the protein MAFYSGSRINTNVGALNAFNAMSKINSQIGSVQMRLASGKRVNSAADDPAGYTIGKKLEARSKSLSAALNNVGELKNIMSVAEGGLQEINNLLVGIKEKAIQAANGSYGSEELNAIVTQVKDSLNEIDDIISETKFNGTSLLNNQFTSKIFQTGADGGDTMTVSLSATIDSADFSLSSITSASFNSTNLTATLNSLDSAINRVSGELQVVGSLTSRLDVKESTLMSSITNTDAAASRIMDADVAKEQLNLTKLQILQQTSTIQLAQANSAPQSVLQLFG; encoded by the coding sequence ATGGCTTTTTATTCTGGTTCTCGGATTAACACCAATGTGGGCGCGTTGAATGCATTTAACGCGATGAGTAAAATCAACTCACAAATTGGTTCTGTTCAAATGCGTCTTGCTTCTGGCAAACGCGTCAATTCTGCCGCAGACGACCCCGCAGGCTACACCATCGGTAAAAAACTCGAAGCACGCTCCAAAAGCCTTTCGGCTGCGTTGAACAACGTGGGCGAGCTGAAGAATATCATGTCGGTAGCTGAAGGCGGTCTGCAGGAAATCAACAACCTGTTGGTTGGCATTAAGGAAAAAGCCATCCAGGCAGCCAATGGTTCCTACGGCAGCGAAGAATTGAACGCGATTGTCACACAGGTCAAAGACAGCCTGAACGAAATCGACGACATCATTTCCGAAACCAAATTCAACGGAACATCCTTGCTGAACAACCAGTTCACCAGCAAGATCTTCCAAACCGGCGCTGATGGTGGCGACACAATGACAGTTAGCCTGTCCGCAACTATCGATTCAGCAGACTTTAGCTTGAGCTCCATTACGTCTGCCTCGTTCAACAGCACCAACCTGACCGCAACCCTGAACAGCCTGGACAGCGCAATCAACCGCGTCAGTGGCGAACTTCAGGTTGTGGGATCGTTGACCTCTCGTTTGGATGTGAAAGAATCGACGTTGATGAGCTCCATCACCAACACCGATGCAGCCGCAAGCCGGATTATGGATGCCGACGTTGCGAAAGAGCAGTTGAACTTGACGAAACTGCAAATTCTGCAACAAACTTCGACCATCCAGCTGGCTCAAGCGAACTCTGCTCCGCAGAGCGTCCTGCAGTTGTTCGGATAA
- a CDS encoding flagellin: MAFYSGSRINTNVGALNAFNAMSKINSQIGSVQMRLASGKRVNSAADDPAGYTIGKKLEARSKSLSAALNNVGELKNILSVAEGGLQEINNLLVGIKEKAIQAANGSYGSEELNAIVTQVKDSLNEIDDIISETKFNGTSLLNNQFTSKIFQTGADGGDSMTVSLSATIDSADFNLSSITSATFNSTNLTATLNSLDSAINRVSGELQVVGSLTSRLDVKESTLMSSITNTDAAASRIMDADVAKEQLNLTKLQILQQTSTIQLAQANSSPQSVLQLFG; this comes from the coding sequence ATGGCTTTTTATTCTGGTTCTCGGATTAACACCAATGTGGGCGCGTTGAATGCATTTAACGCGATGAGTAAAATCAACTCACAAATTGGTTCTGTTCAAATGCGTCTTGCTTCTGGCAAACGCGTCAATTCTGCCGCAGACGACCCCGCAGGCTACACCATCGGTAAAAAACTCGAAGCACGCTCCAAAAGCCTTTCGGCTGCGTTGAACAACGTGGGCGAGCTGAAGAATATTTTGTCGGTAGCTGAAGGCGGTCTGCAGGAAATCAACAACCTGTTGGTTGGCATTAAGGAAAAAGCCATCCAGGCAGCCAATGGTTCCTACGGCAGCGAAGAATTGAACGCGATTGTCACACAGGTCAAAGACAGCCTGAACGAAATCGACGACATCATTTCCGAAACCAAATTCAACGGAACATCCTTGCTGAACAACCAGTTCACCAGCAAGATCTTCCAAACCGGCGCTGATGGTGGCGATTCTATGACGGTCAGCTTGTCCGCAACTATCGATTCTGCAGACTTCAATTTGAGCTCCATTACGTCTGCAACATTCAACAGTACCAACCTGACCGCAACCCTGAACAGCCTGGACAGCGCAATCAACCGCGTCAGTGGCGAACTTCAGGTTGTGGGATCGTTGACCTCTCGTTTGGATGTGAAAGAATCGACGTTGATGAGCTCCATCACCAACACCGATGCAGCCGCAAGCCGGATTATGGATGCCGACGTTGCGAAAGAGCAGTTGAACTTGACGAAACTGCAAATTCTGCAACAAACATCGACCATCCAGCTGGCTCAAGCGAACTCTTCGCCACAGAGCGTGCTGCAATTGTTCGGTTAA
- a CDS encoding flagellin codes for MAFYSGSRINTNVGALNALNALNTLNSKIGTHQLRLASGKRINSAADDPAGYTISQKLVARSRSLSAALNNVGEAKNILSVAEGGLQSINDLFVGMKEKVIQAGNGSYGSEELAAVVTQLQDMLNEIDDAISETKFNGTNLLNASFTSKLFQTGADGGDTMTISLSATIDSADFSLNSLTSASLQGTALTTTLTSIDSAISSISIELQKVGSYMQRLDVKEQTLQVAMTNTDAAASRIMDADVAKEQLELTKLQILQQTATIQLTQANSAPQNILQLFGG; via the coding sequence ATGGCCTTTTATTCTGGCTCTCGGATTAACACCAATGTTGGCGCGTTAAATGCTTTAAATGCGTTGAATACGTTGAACAGCAAAATCGGTACGCACCAACTGCGTCTTGCTTCTGGTAAGCGCATCAATTCCGCAGCAGACGATCCTGCCGGTTACACTATTTCACAAAAATTGGTCGCCCGTTCCCGTTCTTTGAGCGCGGCTTTGAACAACGTCGGCGAAGCGAAGAATATCCTTTCTGTCGCTGAAGGCGGACTTCAGAGTATCAACGATCTGTTTGTAGGCATGAAAGAGAAAGTCATTCAAGCCGGTAACGGCTCCTACGGCAGCGAAGAATTGGCAGCAGTGGTTACGCAATTGCAGGATATGCTGAACGAAATTGATGATGCAATCAGTGAAACCAAATTCAACGGTACCAACCTGTTGAATGCCAGCTTCACCAGCAAGCTGTTCCAGACAGGCGCAGATGGTGGCGACACGATGACGATCAGTCTCTCTGCAACAATCGATTCAGCTGATTTTAGCTTGAACAGCCTTACATCAGCATCGTTGCAGGGAACTGCGTTGACGACAACACTCACAAGCATTGACAGTGCCATCAGCAGTATTAGTATCGAGTTGCAAAAAGTAGGCTCCTACATGCAGCGATTGGATGTAAAAGAGCAGACGCTTCAAGTGGCCATGACCAATACCGATGCTGCAGCCAGCCGGATCATGGATGCGGATGTCGCAAAAGAACAGTTGGAATTGACCAAACTGCAGATTTTGCAACAAACTGCAACCATCCAGCTTACTCAGGCGAATTCAGCGCCGCAGAACATCCTGCAGTTGTTCGGTGGTTAA
- a CDS encoding flagellar protein FliS has product MNSALAYAKPGARRAINQYHQNSILSASPEELTLKIYDLTIVSIRKKDIKKANLAISELIAALNFDYHDEAMGLFRLYRYSQDCLYSEKYDEALEIIQELRDTWATAFKLG; this is encoded by the coding sequence ATGAATTCTGCTCTTGCGTATGCAAAACCGGGCGCCAGGCGTGCAATTAATCAGTATCATCAAAACAGCATTCTCAGTGCAAGTCCGGAAGAATTAACGTTAAAAATATACGATCTGACAATTGTCAGCATTCGGAAAAAAGATATCAAAAAAGCAAACCTGGCGATCTCTGAATTAATTGCTGCGCTAAACTTCGATTATCACGACGAAGCAATGGGCTTATTCAGGCTGTATCGCTACAGCCAGGATTGTTTGTATAGCGAAAAATATGACGAAGCATTGGAAATTATCCAGGAATTACGGGATACGTGGGCAACAGCATTTAAATTAGGGTAA
- the fliD gene encoding flagellar filament capping protein FliD gives MVSGFSSGNIELLLESYRSLEREPIRQLESRKSGIDNRIKLFNDLKSKLSALSTLSKDLSYSGTTSFFGKKTASSSDEDYLTVTATSTAVATSTSVFVNQLAKADKVVSSQFTNTGTDIATGLGAGTFNFDVTVNGVATPVSVLLDGTEDNETLLGKVSSAVNNATGAGIRASIIKDSSSTSRMVFTSTETGADYEMTLSDTSGGLLSAIGINDSVAANGTTGGYVYDTSELNAIATIDGITVTSNTNTLEDVVTGLTISLKKQQEIGETPITVNAENDVEGIKEKLQEFIDAYNGVLDFIKTNTAVNTTTYERSAFSGDYSISTFKFQLRQIIATPITGLGVDDPSLLSELGITTDRNGKLSISDADSLDDLIKNNISQVEQIFNAADGISGKLETLLDGMTDGEGIITRRKQVLESQITTMNSRIKLMESSVDKKMDYYRTQFAQLQAAYAQYQSQYSYITALTQSSF, from the coding sequence ATGGTCTCCGGCTTCAGTTCAGGAAATATAGAATTACTGCTCGAAAGTTATCGATCGCTCGAAAGAGAACCGATTCGCCAATTAGAAAGCCGTAAATCAGGCATCGATAACCGGATCAAATTATTCAACGACCTCAAAAGCAAATTGAGCGCCTTGAGCACGTTGAGCAAGGATTTGAGCTACTCCGGCACCACCTCGTTTTTCGGAAAAAAAACCGCATCCAGCTCAGATGAAGATTATCTGACCGTAACAGCCACTTCAACCGCTGTTGCCACTTCCACATCGGTATTTGTAAACCAGTTGGCAAAAGCAGATAAAGTGGTTTCCAGTCAATTTACAAACACCGGAACAGACATCGCCACCGGGCTCGGTGCCGGCACATTCAATTTCGACGTCACCGTAAATGGCGTCGCTACACCCGTTTCCGTTCTATTGGATGGCACAGAAGACAATGAAACGCTGTTGGGTAAAGTATCTTCCGCTGTAAACAATGCGACCGGAGCAGGCATTCGTGCATCTATCATCAAAGATTCCAGCAGCACCAGCCGAATGGTTTTCACCAGCACAGAAACCGGTGCCGATTACGAAATGACACTGTCGGATACTTCCGGCGGATTGCTTTCCGCCATTGGCATTAACGATTCCGTTGCAGCCAACGGCACAACCGGCGGATATGTTTACGATACGTCCGAATTGAATGCAATTGCCACAATCGATGGCATTACCGTTACCTCAAACACAAACACATTGGAAGATGTGGTAACCGGTCTCACCATTTCCCTCAAAAAACAGCAGGAAATTGGCGAAACACCCATCACCGTGAACGCGGAAAACGACGTTGAGGGAATCAAAGAGAAGCTTCAGGAATTTATCGACGCGTATAATGGGGTGCTGGATTTTATAAAAACCAACACCGCAGTAAACACCACAACATATGAACGCTCCGCATTTAGTGGCGATTACTCGATCAGCACATTCAAATTCCAGCTTCGGCAAATCATCGCGACGCCTATTACCGGATTAGGTGTGGACGACCCATCGCTGCTCAGCGAATTGGGCATCACCACAGACCGGAATGGCAAACTCAGCATCAGCGATGCCGATTCGCTGGATGATTTAATCAAAAACAACATCTCGCAAGTTGAACAAATTTTCAACGCTGCGGATGGTATTTCCGGCAAACTGGAAACCCTGCTGGACGGGATGACCGATGGCGAAGGCATCATTACGCGTCGCAAACAGGTGCTGGAAAGCCAGATCACGACAATGAACAGCCGGATAAAGTTGATGGAATCCTCGGTAGACAAAAAAATGGACTATTATCGTACCCAGTTTGCTCAATTACAAGCTGCGTATGCACAATATCAATCACAGTATAGTTATATTACTGCACTGACACAGTCTAGTTTTTGA
- a CDS encoding flagellar protein FlaG has translation MEVTALNNGFALQMSQQQSKAKTNDDSQQTPLNVAKNIAPLQAQFVERAQKVQEAEKADPNATGLNQQNDDLAELNQKVQEKLKNSGMKISLEVDEKTERVLVLVKDPVTDEVVRKIPPEELLKASEAAREMQQTENSDEKGNLDVKF, from the coding sequence ATGGAAGTTACCGCATTGAACAATGGATTTGCATTGCAAATGAGCCAGCAGCAAAGCAAAGCTAAAACCAACGACGATAGTCAACAAACACCTTTGAATGTTGCCAAAAATATCGCACCGTTGCAAGCACAGTTCGTTGAAAGAGCTCAAAAAGTTCAGGAAGCCGAAAAAGCGGATCCGAACGCCACAGGCTTGAATCAACAAAACGATGATCTGGCAGAGCTCAATCAGAAAGTTCAGGAGAAATTAAAAAACTCCGGCATGAAAATTTCGCTGGAAGTTGACGAAAAGACCGAACGAGTGCTGGTTCTGGTTAAAGACCCGGTCACAGATGAGGTTGTTCGTAAAATTCCTCCGGAAGAATTATTAAAAGCATCCGAAGCTGCACGGGAAATGCAGCAAACGGAAAATTCGGATGAAAAAGGAAATCTGGATGTCAAATTCTAA
- the fliT gene encoding flagellar protein FliT: MKKEIWMSNSNQPDRSRLQNFERINESSVKLLELTTGMLAAAKADDWQTFRDLTGQRVPYFEEIQALKSLAIESESVDNTSETAKIDKLRRNIREEFKKLAKVDAEIFDTINNKKQDLVHQMNEFQQGMVFLKRYSSQVNQERVISKVI, translated from the coding sequence ATGAAAAAGGAAATCTGGATGTCAAATTCTAATCAGCCTGACCGTTCCAGATTGCAAAATTTTGAACGGATTAATGAATCGTCTGTGAAACTTTTAGAGCTAACAACAGGTATGTTAGCTGCAGCAAAGGCTGATGATTGGCAAACATTCAGGGATTTAACCGGGCAACGCGTTCCCTATTTCGAGGAAATTCAAGCTTTAAAAAGCCTTGCAATTGAGTCAGAAAGTGTCGATAATACATCCGAAACAGCCAAAATTGATAAACTGCGCAGGAATATTCGCGAAGAGTTCAAAAAATTAGCTAAAGTGGATGCAGAAATCTTCGATACTATAAATAATAAAAAACAAGATCTGGTTCACCAAATGAATGAATTTCAACAGGGCATGGTATTTTTGAAAAGATATAGCAGCCAGGTAAATCAGGAACGCGTAATATCCAAAGTGATCTAA